The Polycladomyces zharkentensis DNA segment GTTTCTGAAACGGCAGCCCGTCTTCTGAAAGTGACGGAGGAATCCCTGTACAAGGGATTGGAGCAGGCCAAGCCCGGGGCGCGGATCGGTGACATCGCGCACGCGATCCAGTCGCATGTCGAGCAGGCAGGGTTTTCGATCGTCCGGGAATACGTGGGGCATGGCATCGGTCAAAACCTGCATGAGGAACCAAGTGTTCCCAACTTCGGGACGCCGGGGCGCGGTCCTCGGTTAAAACCGGGTATGACCCTGGCCGTTGAACCGATGGTCAACGCCGGGAGCCGTTTTGTGCGCACCCTGGCGGACAATTGGACGGTTGTGACACAGGATGGTTCCTTATGTGCCCATTTTGAACACACCATCGCGATCACGGAAGACGGCCATGAAATATTGACCACAGCTGATAACGGGTGAAGGGTGATGTGGACGTGACTGATGCCGAAAGTCGACCACGTCTTGGCCAGATCGTCCGCGTGCTGCGCGGTCGGGAGGCGGGGACGTATGCGATCATCGTCGGAGTGGAAGAACCGCGTTTTGTCTTGTTGGCAGACGGAGACAAAAGAAAATTCGACCGCCCGAAGAAAAAGAATATCAGGCATATCCAGCCGACCCATCACATCGCACATGAAGTGGCGGATGCGTTGGCTGAGACCGGTCGCGTCACGAACGCGAAGTTACGGTACGCCCTGAACCAATACCTGCTTCACCACGGTGAGGAGCAGAAAGGAGAGTGAGGTCAATGGCCAAAGAAGATGTGATCGAGGTGGAAGGAACCGTTATCGAGCCGTTGCCCAATGCGATGTTTCGAGTGGAACTGGAGAACGGCCACAAAGTGCTGGCGCATGTTTCCGGCAAAATTCGTATGCACTTTATCCGAATCTTGCCCGGTGACAAGGTGACGGTCCAGCTCTCCCCGTACGACTTGACCCGCGGCCGCATTACGTACCGGTACAAGTAAGCGTGATGGCGGTGCCTGGCACAAGCGGGTTCGGTTTCGGGTTGGATCGGACGATTCCATGCAAGGAAACGACACGGGCTGGGCACCACGTGGGAAGACAGGAGGGAAACCGAATGAAAGTGAGACCTTCGGTAAAACCGATTTGTGAAAAATGCAAAGTGATTCGTCGCAAAGGTACCGTGATGGTGATTTGCGAAAACCCGAAGCACAAGCAAAAACAAGGATAAGACTGGAGGTGTGACACATGGCACGGATTGCAGGGGTAGACCTGCCGCGCGAGAAACGGATCGAAATCGCCCTGACCTACATCTACGGCATTGGACGCTCTACGGCGAAAAAAATTCTGGCGGAAACCGGCATCAACCCGGACACCCGGACGCGTGACCTCACCGAAGACGAAGTGTCCAAACTGCGGAGCTACATCGACAAAAACCTGATCGTGGAGGGGGACCTCCGCCGCGAAGTCGCGCTCAACATCAAACGCTTGATTGAGATCGGTTGTTATCGCGGAATCCGTCACCGCCGCGGATTGCCGGTGCGCGGTCAACGGACGAAAACCAACGCCCGGACTCGGAAAGGTCCGCGCCGGACGGTTGCGAACAAGAAGAAATAATGTAAGGAGGGAATACCATGGCCAAGCGGAAAACCACCACTCAGCGCGTGAAACGTCGTGTGCGTAAAAACATTGAATCCGGTGTGGCGCACATCCGTTCGACGTTCAACAACACGATCATTACCATCACCGATCCGCGCGGCAACGCAGTGGCTTGGGCGAGCGCCGGTACGATGGGCTTCAAAGGCTCGCGCAAAAGCACCCCGTTTGCGGCGCAGATGGCTGCCGAATCAGCCGCGAAACAAGCGATGGAACAAGGGATGCGTACAGTGGAAGTATTGGTGAAAGGTCCGGGTGCGGGTCGGGAAGCGGCGATCCGTTCCTTGCAGGCGGCCGGATTGGAAGTCAGCCTGATCAAAGACGTGACGCCGATTCCGCACAACGGATGCCGTCCGCCGAAACGTCGTCGTGTCTGAGCGGATAGAAACCTTCCAGTC contains these protein-coding regions:
- the map gene encoding type I methionyl aminopeptidase: MIILKSAKELERMREAGRIVYLTHQAIREAIRPGITTRELDRIAEQVIRKHGATPSFKGYNGFPGSVCTSVNDELVHGIPGDRVLREGDIISVDIGACYQGYHGDSAWTYPVGEVSETAARLLKVTEESLYKGLEQAKPGARIGDIAHAIQSHVEQAGFSIVREYVGHGIGQNLHEEPSVPNFGTPGRGPRLKPGMTLAVEPMVNAGSRFVRTLADNWTVVTQDGSLCAHFEHTIAITEDGHEILTTADNG
- a CDS encoding KOW domain-containing RNA-binding protein produces the protein MTDAESRPRLGQIVRVLRGREAGTYAIIVGVEEPRFVLLADGDKRKFDRPKKKNIRHIQPTHHIAHEVADALAETGRVTNAKLRYALNQYLLHHGEEQKGE
- the infA gene encoding translation initiation factor IF-1; protein product: MAKEDVIEVEGTVIEPLPNAMFRVELENGHKVLAHVSGKIRMHFIRILPGDKVTVQLSPYDLTRGRITYRYK
- the rpmJ gene encoding 50S ribosomal protein L36 is translated as MKVRPSVKPICEKCKVIRRKGTVMVICENPKHKQKQG
- the rpsM gene encoding 30S ribosomal protein S13 — protein: MARIAGVDLPREKRIEIALTYIYGIGRSTAKKILAETGINPDTRTRDLTEDEVSKLRSYIDKNLIVEGDLRREVALNIKRLIEIGCYRGIRHRRGLPVRGQRTKTNARTRKGPRRTVANKKK
- the rpsK gene encoding 30S ribosomal protein S11 codes for the protein MAKRKTTTQRVKRRVRKNIESGVAHIRSTFNNTIITITDPRGNAVAWASAGTMGFKGSRKSTPFAAQMAAESAAKQAMEQGMRTVEVLVKGPGAGREAAIRSLQAAGLEVSLIKDVTPIPHNGCRPPKRRRV